The window AATGGCCCCATGGCAATGCGCCACGAATCTGTCATCGGCGCGTAATGGGAACGGTAGCGTTGCTGACCTGGACCGTCCATAGAGCCCTTGCTGCAGCGCCACTGGTGCTGTGCAATAGTAGCCAACTGTGGCGTAAATATCTGCAATTGAACAGTTCCTTAGCTTGGAACCCCCGCAAGATTACGTACATACTTGCGTATGTCACCGACCGATCGTTCAACGACACACCATTCGCGATGCATGGACTGTGCCACCACCATGCGCCGCATGCCGCGCAACCTTGGCCGCGCCTTGATCTGGATCTACCGGCACACGCTGTCGCCGCTGGTCGGCTACAACTGCCGGCATCTGCCGACCTGCTCGGTCTATGGCGATGAAGCGATCGAGCGCTTCGGACTCTGGGCCGGCGGGTGGATGACGCTGGCAAGGTTGCTGCGCTGCCAGCCCTGGGGAACTTCTGGCATCGATAATGTCCCGCAGGCGAGGCCGCCTGGGGCACACTGGTATCTGCCCTGGCGCTACGGCCGCTGGCGCGGCGTCAACGACGCTTGATCTGTTGCGGCGCTCCCAAACGCCACGCGCATAGCTGTTCCGGCGGAACTGTGGCGATACTCGGCGCATTGTTTCATCGCCCCCTTGGCGAGGAAACAACAATGCGCTGGAAACTCAGCCACAACGGGCACGATCCCCGGCAGATCGATCTGCTGGCCGTGCTTGCCCTGCTCGTCGTGATCATTGCCGCCTACGGCTACTTCACCCACAATCCGAACAGGCCGAGCACGACGGCGTTCATCGTGCCCAGCCAGAACGTGAAATGGTGACGCGTAGCGCGTCGATCACCGGCTAGAGCATTTTCTGACCTGGCGGAATCGGAAGGGATTGAACTAAGCCGCTGCCGCGGCGTAGGGGGCAAGGTGGCATAGATCGCCTCCTGGCTGAGAGGATGTGGGTGTTGGAGCCCACCCCCTCAGACAGGAGTATCGAGATGGCCGATTTGAGCCCTCTTCGCCGCCGCATGATCGAAGACATGACCGTCCGCAATCTGTCGCCGGCGACGCAAAGATCCTACATCAGCGCGGTTTCGAAGTTCAGCCGCTATTTTGGCCGATCGCCTGACCGGTTAGAGCTGGAAGACGTCCGCGCCTTCCAGGTGCATTTGGTCTCGACCGGCATCTCATGGCCGGCGCTGAACCAGATCGTCTGTGCGCTACGGTTTTTCTACGGCGTCACGCTCGGCGAGGCGCTCATCCCAGAGCGCATTCCCTATGCGCGAGAACCGCGCAAGCTGCCGGTCGTTCTCAGCGCCGACGAAGTGGTTCAGTTTCTTGAAGCGGTATCGAGCCTGAAGAGCCGCGCCGCGCTCACCACCGCCTATGCGGCCGGGCTCAGGGCCTCGGAGGTTGCGGGACTGCGGATCGAAGACATCGACAGCGCCCGCGGCGTCATCCAGGTGCGCCACGGCAAGGGCGCGAAGGATCGCAACGTGATGCTGTCGCCCCAGCTGCTGGGCATCCTGCGCACCTACTGGCGGCTCGCCCGGCCGCGGCTTTATCTGTTCCCTGGTCGTGACGAAGATCATCCGATCGATCAGACCGTGCTGCATGCCGCCTGCCGGTCGGCGGTGAAGGCTGCGGGCCTGACCAAGCGCGTCACGCTGCACACGCTGCGCCACAGCTTCGCGACACATCTTCTCGAGAACGGAACCGATATCCGGATCATCCAGGTCTTGCTCGGGCACAATAATTTGTCGTCGACAGCGCGCTACACGCAGGTCGCCACCGATACGATCCGAGCGACGCAGAGCCCGCTCGATCGCCTGTCGCTGGAGGTGACGCCACCTGGATGACCCGCAGCGGGATGCGGGTCATGACCCGCTCCGACATCCGCTCCAACAGGCCCGCCATCGAGATTGCCGATATTCTGTGCCGGCATGGCGACGCCTATCGCCGTGTACATGCCGGTCATCTGGGGCGGGTCGAGCGGCGCGTGATGAGCGCGATCGTTGCGTGCCGGACCGAGGCGCTCGGCGGCCACATGCAGGCTTGCGACGACTGCGGCACGACACGCGTTGCCTATAATTC of the Bradyrhizobium quebecense genome contains:
- the yidD gene encoding membrane protein insertion efficiency factor YidD yields the protein MSPTDRSTTHHSRCMDCATTMRRMPRNLGRALIWIYRHTLSPLVGYNCRHLPTCSVYGDEAIERFGLWAGGWMTLARLLRCQPWGTSGIDNVPQARPPGAHWYLPWRYGRWRGVNDA
- a CDS encoding tyrosine-type recombinase/integrase, producing MADLSPLRRRMIEDMTVRNLSPATQRSYISAVSKFSRYFGRSPDRLELEDVRAFQVHLVSTGISWPALNQIVCALRFFYGVTLGEALIPERIPYAREPRKLPVVLSADEVVQFLEAVSSLKSRAALTTAYAAGLRASEVAGLRIEDIDSARGVIQVRHGKGAKDRNVMLSPQLLGILRTYWRLARPRLYLFPGRDEDHPIDQTVLHAACRSAVKAAGLTKRVTLHTLRHSFATHLLENGTDIRIIQVLLGHNNLSSTARYTQVATDTIRATQSPLDRLSLEVTPPG